The window AGAGCGCGACTGGAGATCGTGTCGCAACGCTGGCGCCTGAGCAGTATCGCATCGTGCCGGGACATTAAATGCCTCAGCACAGGAGACTGGAGATGGGGGGAATGGAGCCCCATAATCACCAGCGAGGCGTTTCGCTGGATCATTCTCCGAGCCGGGCCCTTCTGCAGGAGCTTGACCGTGAGGGACGAGGACGCAGCAGCGGAGTTGAGGTCCTCCGTTACCGCCATTTCGACGAAACACTGTAAATATCTGGAGCGCCTGGATATCACAGGAGTGACAATCCGCCCGTCGGTGTTCCGAGAACTATCGGAAGGAGTGTCATCCCTGACGGCTCTCCTGGTTGGACAATGTCATGGACCGGTGGACCCAGGCTTGGGTGAGGTTCTGGAAAAAAATAGGAACCTGCGGGAATTGTCCCTGGAAGCAAACGGCGTGACAGGGAAGGCACTTTTGTTGACAACTGGCGAACTAAAGAACATCCGCGTAACTAGGTGCAGGAAACTAATGCCTTCCATATTTTCAGATTTCATGTCAAAACAAAGACATCTTGAGCACATCGAGATGAGCCACTGCTCAACCACCGTGGTGACCGAGGCGCTGTCAGCAGCAGTGAAGAACACATCACTCCACACAACACTACACACAGTGCGGATCCATGCGTGTTTCGACGTCCTGCCGAGCAACAAGGAGTCGGACGAGGACCACGAGATGGGAGAACCGGAGGTGGGTGACTTCCTGGAGATGGAGGTGGTCGACGTAGATCTGGGAGAAGGAATTTCCTTCCCTCAGGCCTTCCAGACCATGACCGACTTGAAGATCACCTTCTGCGGTTGGGTGAACGCCGGGTTTGTTAGGGACATTGGGCGCTACATGAGGGGCCTGATGCACCTCGACATTTCGGGGAATAGCAATGTCCGCGGGCAGTTCGCATTAGAACCCCTTGAAGGACTGGAGCACTGTCATACCCTAGCTATGACGAATTTGTTCCCGGATGTGGGGGGCCTATTTTTGAGAACTCTGCCACGTCTGCAACATCTCGACGCCCGTGATAGCTGGGGTGTGACGGATGAAGATATATGCGGATTGCTCGGGGCTTGCACCACGTTGCGGTACCTGAATGTCGAGGGGTGCAGGCAACTCACTAGAGCCGTCGTCGACTGCGCGTATCGCTCTATTCCGTCACGTGAGACGACTCTGACCCTGTTGCTCGGCGAGACTAGAGCCGTACGGTTCCGCCGAGACAGACGTAATATGTACTTGACGATACACTACGACAGACAGACACCTAGACGAACATAAAAGAGTCATACATTTTACACATAATTGCAACGATGATTTTAAGGGGGGAGGAATATTCAACATTTgagatttttgttttcttgatttcgtcagcaggaatgtgttcgagatggtttaccatcccgaattcgttctaatcgaacacaaacctagcctttgacggtagCTTGTAGAATCAAACATGAATAGAAAAACACATTCCTTCCTTGAAACCAACGTCGTTATA of the Hylaeus volcanicus isolate JK05 unplaced genomic scaffold, UHH_iyHylVolc1.0_haploid 11234, whole genome shotgun sequence genome contains:
- the LOC128882367 gene encoding uncharacterized protein LOC128882367, producing MASTSRSQEHQGRRIFVTRLSPHTKKQHLLKLFGPHGAQHVMIRQRSTGNQAYVTFGSNQAVIQVLALANQTPFVCKNRKLRLLPADSWNDTVAEPGPSRPRPIGEEPNPFPGLHWTSPAERLPEECLALIVSYLTFRDRARLEIVSQRWRLSSIASCRDIKCLSTGDWRWGEWSPIITSEAFRWIILRAGPFCRSLTVRDEDAAAELRSSVTAISTKHCKYLERLDITGVTIRPSVFRELSEGVSSLTALLVGQCHGPVDPGLGEVLEKNRNLRELSLEANGVTGKALLLTTGELKNIRVTRCRKLMPSIFSDFMSKQRHLEHIEMSHCSTTVVTEALSAAVKNTSLHTTLHTVRIHACFDVLPSNKESDEDHEMGEPEVGDFLEMEVVDVDLGEGISFPQAFQTMTDLKITFCGWVNAGFVRDIGRYMRGLMHLDISGNSNVRGQFALEPLEGLEHCHTLAMTNLFPDVGGLFLRTLPRLQHLDARDSWGVTDEDICGLLGACTTLRYLNVEGCRQLTRAVVDCAYRSIPSRETTLTLLLGETRAVRFRRDRRNMYLTIHYDRQTPRRT